The following proteins are encoded in a genomic region of Sphingopyxis sp. YF1:
- a CDS encoding acyl-CoA dehydrogenase family protein, with protein sequence MGRTFDILSRVGDEPAFRQEIRDWLAATVPADWRQRWQAVRESELKAIVVDWLEERRKVGLATPHWPREWGGPGIPFAYQIIVYEEFARADAPELDMYTISLFHTPATLFEHGTEEQKDRYLGGITHGTDIWCQGFSEPGAGSDLAALRTAARREDDHYVINGQKIWSSAAMHADYCLLLARTDPNGKRKHDGISYFIMDMKTPGIDVRPIPQITGESEFAEIFLDDVKIPVGNLIGAEGNGWQIAQSTLSTERGLLIFGAVERLAHSFELDARDARDGWMRDVQFRREYAAFHAELQSLRLMIRKLLIELEANPDKASPTLPTYIKLIWGPFLQRYTEFLLRAEGIDALKWQPSIPGTGHSSRLRMNDFLKSYGWTIAGGSNEIMRNIISERILGLPRG encoded by the coding sequence ATGGGCCGGACGTTCGACATTCTCTCCCGCGTTGGCGACGAGCCCGCCTTCCGTCAGGAGATTCGCGACTGGCTTGCCGCGACCGTGCCCGCCGACTGGCGCCAGCGCTGGCAGGCGGTACGCGAATCCGAACTCAAGGCGATCGTCGTCGACTGGCTGGAGGAGCGCCGCAAGGTCGGCCTCGCGACACCGCACTGGCCGCGCGAATGGGGCGGCCCCGGCATCCCCTTCGCCTATCAGATCATCGTCTATGAAGAATTCGCGCGCGCCGACGCACCCGAACTCGACATGTACACCATCTCGCTGTTCCACACCCCCGCGACCTTGTTCGAACATGGCACAGAGGAACAGAAGGACCGCTATCTCGGCGGCATCACCCATGGCACCGACATCTGGTGCCAGGGCTTTTCGGAGCCCGGCGCCGGCTCCGACCTTGCCGCGCTGCGCACCGCCGCGCGGCGCGAGGACGATCATTATGTGATCAACGGCCAGAAGATCTGGTCCTCGGCGGCGATGCACGCCGACTATTGCCTGCTGCTCGCGCGCACCGACCCCAACGGCAAGCGCAAGCACGACGGTATCTCCTATTTCATCATGGACATGAAGACGCCGGGTATCGATGTCCGCCCGATCCCGCAGATCACGGGCGAATCCGAATTCGCCGAGATATTTCTCGACGACGTCAAGATTCCCGTCGGCAACCTGATCGGCGCCGAAGGCAATGGCTGGCAGATCGCCCAGTCGACGCTGTCGACCGAACGCGGCCTGCTGATCTTCGGCGCGGTCGAGCGGCTGGCGCATTCGTTCGAACTCGATGCGCGCGATGCGCGCGACGGCTGGATGCGCGACGTTCAGTTCCGCCGCGAATATGCCGCCTTCCACGCCGAGCTTCAGTCGCTGCGGTTGATGATCCGCAAGCTGTTGATCGAGCTCGAAGCCAATCCCGACAAGGCGTCGCCGACGCTGCCGACCTATATCAAGCTGATCTGGGGCCCCTTTCTTCAACGCTATACCGAATTTCTGCTGCGCGCCGAAGGCATCGACGCGCTCAAGTGGCAACCATCGATCCCCGGCACCGGGCACAGCAGTCGCCTGCGCATGAACGACTTTCTGAAAAGCTATGGCTGGACGATCGCCGGCGGATCGAACGAGATCATGCGCAACATCATCTCGGAACGCATCCTCGGCCTGCCGCGCGGCTGA
- a CDS encoding acyl-CoA dehydrogenase family protein, which yields MSDDIDLGVLAESFAEMLGAEWPREKAVAYARAPGPAAQTLWGEMAALGWTALTVPAEHGGLGLGTAAAAHLHSALGTAAAPVPMLGTTLAAELLVAAGSPAQQAEWLPRLADGSVRAAVAQPTDAVIAAENAVVSATIPDMVDAPSADLLCLRGTRGGCACWLILPREAAGVSVEATALTDTTRTLGTVTLDGVAITDAAILLPDNAAGLADRLLRAAAIAIAADAIGGGEAALAGTIDYMKTREQFGRVIGSFQALKHRVADHQAALVAARGLVEHAAGLAPDDPRALLDALSAKQHVTRTVAEIARDCIQLHGGVGFTAEFFPHIYLKRGKLNEALWGTRTLLLDRIADMLEAA from the coding sequence ATGTCTGACGATATCGATCTCGGCGTCCTGGCCGAAAGCTTCGCCGAAATGCTCGGCGCCGAATGGCCGCGCGAAAAGGCCGTTGCCTATGCCCGCGCCCCCGGTCCGGCGGCGCAAACCCTGTGGGGCGAAATGGCCGCGCTCGGCTGGACGGCGCTCACCGTGCCCGCCGAACATGGCGGGCTGGGTCTCGGCACCGCGGCGGCGGCGCATCTCCATTCGGCGCTCGGCACCGCGGCCGCCCCCGTGCCGATGCTCGGGACGACGCTCGCCGCCGAACTGCTCGTCGCGGCAGGAAGCCCCGCGCAACAAGCGGAATGGCTGCCGCGCCTCGCCGACGGATCGGTCCGCGCCGCGGTCGCCCAGCCCACCGATGCCGTGATCGCCGCAGAAAATGCTGTCGTCAGCGCGACGATCCCCGACATGGTCGATGCTCCGTCCGCCGATCTTCTGTGCCTGCGCGGCACCCGCGGGGGCTGCGCCTGCTGGCTGATCCTGCCGCGCGAGGCCGCGGGCGTGTCGGTCGAGGCCACCGCGCTCACCGACACCACGCGCACGCTCGGTACCGTCACCCTCGACGGGGTCGCGATCACCGACGCTGCGATCCTCCTTCCCGATAACGCCGCCGGACTCGCCGACCGGCTGCTCCGTGCCGCCGCGATCGCGATCGCTGCCGACGCGATCGGTGGCGGCGAGGCTGCGCTGGCCGGAACGATCGACTATATGAAGACGCGCGAACAATTCGGTCGCGTCATTGGGTCCTTCCAGGCGCTCAAGCATCGCGTCGCCGATCATCAGGCGGCGCTGGTCGCCGCGCGCGGGCTGGTCGAACATGCGGCGGGCCTTGCCCCCGACGATCCGCGCGCGCTGCTCGATGCGCTGTCGGCGAAACAGCATGTGACGCGCACCGTTGCCGAGATCGCGCGCGACTGCATCCAGCTCCACGGCGGCGTCGGCTTCACCGCCGAATTTTTCCCGCACATCTATCTGAAACGCGGCAAGCTCAACGAGGCATTGTGGGGGACGCGCACGCTGCTGCTCGACCGCATCGCCGACATGCTGGAGGCCGCGTGA
- a CDS encoding enoyl-CoA hydratase/isomerase family protein, producing the protein MSNRYASYSALSVRQDGHVLTITLDNPPLNGMTPAAHEELTRIWADAGGDSSVRVIVFTGAGERGFCAGGDPRKMIDNWGNRERWHVGIFEARAIIVAMLECPKPVIARINGHAMGMGASLALAADITIAVEDALIGDPHVSVGLAAGDGGSLLWPNLVGLVEARRHLLSGEPLRGKEAAAKGLITESVAREDLDAMVAKWVDLFLSKSPSALQTTKQALNLDILDKARRHMGEMLRLETKSWESPNHREAVQAMVDKRPPDFIDE; encoded by the coding sequence GTGTCGAACCGTTACGCCAGCTACAGCGCCTTGTCGGTCCGACAGGACGGCCACGTCCTGACGATCACGCTCGATAACCCGCCGCTCAACGGCATGACGCCCGCGGCGCACGAGGAGTTGACGCGCATCTGGGCCGATGCCGGCGGCGACAGCAGCGTCCGCGTCATCGTCTTCACCGGCGCCGGCGAGCGCGGCTTCTGCGCGGGCGGCGACCCCAGGAAAATGATCGACAATTGGGGCAACCGCGAACGCTGGCACGTCGGGATCTTCGAGGCGCGCGCGATCATCGTCGCGATGCTCGAATGCCCCAAACCCGTCATCGCACGAATCAACGGCCATGCGATGGGCATGGGCGCCAGCCTCGCACTGGCGGCCGACATCACCATTGCGGTCGAGGATGCGCTGATCGGCGACCCGCACGTCAGCGTCGGGCTCGCGGCAGGCGACGGCGGCTCGCTGCTCTGGCCCAACCTCGTCGGCCTCGTCGAGGCACGGCGCCACCTGCTGTCGGGCGAACCGCTGCGCGGCAAGGAGGCCGCCGCCAAGGGGCTGATCACCGAATCGGTCGCGCGCGAAGACCTCGACGCGATGGTCGCCAAATGGGTCGATCTCTTTCTTTCGAAATCGCCGAGCGCGCTGCAAACGACGAAGCAGGCACTCAACCTCGACATCCTCGACAAGGCGCGCCGCCACATGGGCGAGATGCTGCGGCTCGAAACGAAGAGCTGGGAATCACCCAACCACCGCGAGGCGGTGCAGGCGATGGTCGACAAGCGCCCCCCCGATTTCATCGACGAATGA